A portion of the Halobacillus ihumii genome contains these proteins:
- a CDS encoding enoyl-CoA hydratase/isomerase family protein, whose amino-acid sequence METEFETITYEQSKGVARIVLNRPSAFNAFTENMNKEIIKALKAASKDDEVRSIVITGEGKAFCAGEDLAGVDEDTNHADFLRNRYHPMMKAIKQTEKPIVAAVNGTAAGAGMSLALAADFRLVQPETKFVSAFMSIGLIPDSGFLYTLPRLIGYAKALEIAVLGKPITGEEAKELGLATEVIQSSEWEDGVAQFSEKLAAMPTQSISLVKRYMIDGMNSTFEDLLEKEAQAQRIAGQSHDHREGLQAFKEKRKPTFIGN is encoded by the coding sequence ATGGAAACTGAATTCGAAACAATTACTTATGAACAAAGCAAAGGTGTCGCGAGGATTGTCTTAAATCGACCGTCTGCCTTCAATGCTTTTACAGAAAACATGAACAAAGAGATCATCAAAGCTTTAAAGGCAGCAAGCAAAGATGATGAAGTAAGAAGTATCGTGATTACAGGTGAGGGAAAAGCGTTTTGTGCCGGAGAGGACTTGGCTGGAGTCGATGAAGATACCAATCATGCTGACTTCCTTCGTAACCGCTACCATCCGATGATGAAGGCTATCAAACAAACGGAAAAGCCGATCGTGGCTGCAGTCAATGGGACAGCAGCAGGCGCGGGGATGAGTTTAGCCTTAGCGGCCGATTTTCGTTTAGTGCAGCCAGAGACCAAATTTGTAAGCGCATTTATGAGCATCGGGCTTATTCCAGATTCGGGTTTCCTTTATACGCTGCCTCGTCTCATAGGCTATGCGAAAGCACTAGAGATAGCCGTGCTCGGCAAGCCGATTACGGGAGAAGAGGCGAAGGAACTGGGACTCGCAACAGAGGTTATACAATCGTCGGAATGGGAGGATGGGGTAGCTCAATTTTCCGAAAAACTAGCAGCCATGCCTACTCAATCTATATCTCTAGTAAAACGATACATGATCGACGGCATGAATTCTACCTTTGAAGATTTATTAGAAAAAGAAGCGCAGGCCCAGCGGATCGCGGGGCAGTCTCACGATCATCGAGAAGGGCTGCAGGCATTCAAGGAAAAACGTAAACCAACATTTATTGGAAACTAA
- a CDS encoding enoyl-CoA hydratase-related protein: protein MANEFIQTFVEEKAGIIQLDRPQAANALNRQMVDEIVEQMERFDRDNSIRAIVVKGNEKAFAAGADIDEMMDDSPLSLELTNPFAVWDRMMLIKKPVIAAVNGFALGGGFELALHCDLIVAAENASFGFPEVTLGVMPGAGGTQLLTKAMGRAKALEWIWLGQPMSAREALQYGVINRVVAPEMVVEETMRLTHQLAEQAPVAVRLIKEAVDEAVDTPLEVGLKLERKNFYLAFASQDQKEGMKAFTEKRSPSFKGV from the coding sequence ATGGCTAATGAATTTATTCAAACATTTGTCGAGGAAAAAGCCGGAATCATTCAGCTTGATCGGCCCCAGGCAGCCAATGCACTGAATCGGCAAATGGTCGATGAAATCGTTGAACAAATGGAGCGCTTCGACCGTGATAATTCGATTCGTGCGATTGTCGTAAAGGGAAACGAGAAAGCATTTGCTGCGGGAGCTGATATTGATGAAATGATGGATGATTCCCCGCTGTCGCTGGAGCTTACCAATCCTTTCGCGGTTTGGGATCGGATGATGCTGATAAAAAAGCCCGTGATCGCAGCCGTCAACGGTTTTGCTTTAGGCGGCGGATTTGAACTGGCGCTTCATTGCGACCTCATTGTTGCGGCTGAGAACGCAAGCTTCGGTTTTCCGGAAGTGACCCTCGGAGTCATGCCCGGAGCTGGCGGTACACAACTTTTAACAAAAGCGATGGGGCGGGCGAAAGCATTGGAATGGATTTGGCTCGGGCAGCCGATGAGCGCACGGGAAGCCTTGCAGTACGGTGTGATTAACCGGGTAGTGGCACCCGAAATGGTAGTGGAAGAAACGATGAGATTGACTCACCAGCTTGCCGAGCAGGCGCCTGTAGCGGTCCGTCTTATCAAGGAAGCAGTTGATGAGGCTGTGGACACGCCGCTCGAAGTTGGGTTGAAGCTGGAACGGAAGAATTTCTACCTGGCCTTTGCTTCTCAGGATCAAAAAGAAGGGATGAAAGCTTTTACCGAAAAACGGTCTCCTTCTTTTAAGGGGGTGTGA